The genomic window ATACTGGAGCGCGCGGCGGAACTGATCCGCAACGAAATATCGCTGCGCCGCAAGATACAGTCGTCGCTCACCTACCCGCTTTTGATGCTGGCGGTTGGCCTCTGCGTCGTCGTCTTTCTGCTCAGCTTCGTCGTGCCGCGGCTTACCGCGCTCGTAGTTGAGTCCGGCGCGGAACTTCCCTTCATCACAAAGCTTCTCATATTTATTTCAAACGCCGTGAAGGCCGGCTTTATACCGTTTATTTCGCTTGTTGCGCTTGCGGTTTTTTACATGCGCCGCAATAATAAAAAAATAAATCTCCCGATGTTTCGCGACGTCAGGGAAAACTTAAATTTTGCGCTGATCTTCAGCCAGGTGGGCACGCTGCTTCGCACCGGCATCCCGCTGGTGCAGGCGCTGAAACTGACAGAGCCTCTTGATCCCGTAAAGGGCCGGCTCTTTGCGGTGGCAAACGAGATACGTCAAGGCTACCGTTTTTCGCAGGCGCTCGAAAAAGAAGGATCGTTCCCTGAAGAGGTCGTCACCATAATAAGAGTGGGGGAGACCGGCGGCAATCTGGCGGAATCCGCCTCGCGGCTGGGCGACAGCTGCTGGGAATACGCTCAGGGCTCCATGCAGAAATGGGCCACGCTCGCCGAACCTATGATAATATTAGTGATGGGAGCACTCGTAGGCTTCGTCGTAATAGCGGTGCTCCTGCCGATATTCGACCTATCGTCGCTCGCGGCGAAATAGGCCGAACGAGCGCAATATAAAAATCTTAAGTCATGCGGGGGCCGCACCAAATGAAAATCCTGCATTATGTGGACGAAAACCGACTGAGCTGGGGAGAACCCTGGGCGCAGCTTTTGCTTGCTTTGAAAAAAAACGGCGCTGAAAATCATATCGTGTGTAAAAGCGGAGGCACTCTGGGAAAACTGCTGGAAGAGAACGGCCTTGACGTAATAAGATACGATATGCATGTTCCGTGGGCTCCGGCGGCCGACATTGGCTTTTCCAAAATTTTGGACGAAGTAAAGCCCGACCTAATACATACGAGGCTCTCTGCCGCGGCGAAAGTCGGCGGCTTTTGGGGCAGCCATAAAAACATCCCCGTCGCCTCCACGCTTGAAAAATATTCCAAAGTGAAATATTTTAAGAACTGCTCAAGGCTGCTCTGCTGTTCCGCATCAGTAAGAGAGCACATTATCGCGCTGGGGTTTCCCGCCGATAAGACCGAGGTCCTATACAACGGCATCGATACTGCCATATATCTCCCCGATATAAAAGGAAGAGAGGAATATCGCGCCCGTATAGGAGCCGCGCCGGAAGATATTGTCGTATGTTCCGCCGGGCGTTTTGTGGCGGAAAAAGGTTTTGACTGGCTCATTGAATCTTTTTGTGATTTTTCAAAACGATACCATGGGCGCTCGCATTTAGT from Cloacibacillus sp. includes these protein-coding regions:
- a CDS encoding type II secretion system F family protein, giving the protein MPLYKAEVYNQKGEKKQLHSEAASENDLLRDLTAQNYVIISVKEEKPLGIRFSFGGAAKKRPLSLEEQHLYCTTLCSFMRSGLSLTEVLRLLQKQTRDKRLRPVYTELRESVEGGRSLAGSMAALGVFRPSLIGMVESGEKSASLSAILERAAELIRNEISLRRKIQSSLTYPLLMLAVGLCVVVFLLSFVVPRLTALVVESGAELPFITKLLIFISNAVKAGFIPFISLVALAVFYMRRNNKKINLPMFRDVRENLNFALIFSQVGTLLRTGIPLVQALKLTEPLDPVKGRLFAVANEIRQGYRFSQALEKEGSFPEEVVTIIRVGETGGNLAESASRLGDSCWEYAQGSMQKWATLAEPMIILVMGALVGFVVIAVLLPIFDLSSLAAK
- a CDS encoding glycosyltransferase, whose protein sequence is MKILHYVDENRLSWGEPWAQLLLALKKNGAENHIVCKSGGTLGKLLEENGLDVIRYDMHVPWAPAADIGFSKILDEVKPDLIHTRLSAAAKVGGFWGSHKNIPVASTLEKYSKVKYFKNCSRLLCCSASVREHIIALGFPADKTEVLYNGIDTAIYLPDIKGREEYRARIGAAPEDIVVCSAGRFVAEKGFDWLIESFCDFSKRYHGRSHLVLAGAGEEQTNYEALIKNLAIEDRVIMPGYAQDIRPWLWASDIFVLPSRWREAFGLSLLEAMACGCASVASAGDGPEEIIGNSGILVSKGCVSEISDAMLLISTDKLLRKRLSDSAIERACDFDVSVIAKQTLHIYNDLINERR